ACGGTGTTGGTTATAAAGCTGCGCTAAAAGGTAAAGTTCTTGAACTTGCTTTAGGTTTTTCTCATCCTATCAACTATGCTATTCCAGAAGGCATAGAAATTACTGTTGATAAAAACAATGTTATTATCAAAGGTAGCGATAAGCAAGTGGTAGGTCAAGTTGCTGCTCAAATTCGTGAATTTAGACCACCTGAGCCTTACAAAGGAAAAGGTGTTAAATATTCAGATGAGCGTATTATCCGCAAAGCTGGTAAGACATCTAAGAAGTAAGGATAGAATATGAGAGCAAATGTATTAAAAAGAAAAATATCTTTAAGAATTAAAAGAAAAAAAAGAATTAGAGCAAAAATTTCAGGAACACAAGCTCTTCCAAGAGTTTCTGTTTTTAAATCAAACAGAACTTTATATATCCAAGCTATCGATGATGTTAAAGCAGTAACTTTAGCAGCAGTAGATGGAAGAAAAATTGGTGTTAAAGCAAATAAAGAAGGCGCTAAAAAAATAGCAGCTGAATTTGCAAAAGTTTTAAAAGCTAAAAACATAGAAGAAGCAGTGTTTGATAGAAATGGTTATTTATACCATGGTGTGATTGCAGCATTAGCTGAAGCACTAAGAGAAAACGGAATCAAACTATAACCCAAAAGGAAGATCGATGGAAAAATATAATAGAGAAGAATTTGAAGAAGTAATCGTCGATATCGGCAGGGTTACTAAGGTTGTTAAAGGTGGTAGAAGATTTAGATTTACTGCTTTAGTTATCGTTGGAAATAGAAAAGGTTTAGTTGGTGTGGGCTATGGAAAAGCTAAAGAAGTTCCAGATGCTATAAGAAAAGCAGTTGATGATGCTTTTAAAAATATTGTTGAAGTTAAAACAAAAGGTTCAACTATCCCTCATGATGTAGAAGTAAAATACAACGCAAGTAGAATTTTACTTAAACCAGCAAGCGAAGGTACAGGGGTTATTGCAGGTGGTTCGACACGTCCTATCGTGGAACTTGCAGGTATTAAAGACATTTTAACTAAGTCTTTAGGTTCAAATAATTCAGCAAATGTTGTGCGTGCTACTATCAAAGCACTTACAATGCTTAAAGGATAATCAATGAATTTAACAAAAGCACCAGGTTCAACACATAAAACCAAAAGAATAGGCCGTGGTCAAGGTAGTGGTATGGGTAAAACTTCTACTAAAGGTGGAAAAGGCCAAACTGCTAGAAAAGGTTATAATGAAAAAAGAGGTTTTGAAGGGGGTCAACAACCACTTCAAAGACGTTTACCAAAAGTAGGCTTTACTTCTAAATTTGAAAAACCTTATGTGATTAATGTTGAAAAAATCACAGCAATCAAAGAGCTTAGCGAAATTACTTTTGAAACAATTAATAGTATTCATAAACTTTCAAAAAATGTAAATAAAGTTAAGCTTATTGGAGCAAGCGCTAAAGATCTTGCTAGTAAAATTAAAGACGAGAAGATCACTTTTAGCGGACAAAAATAATGAATAAAACATTGACAAATAAAATTCTCATAACATTGGCTTTTTTATTCGCTTATAGAATATTAGCTTATGTTCCAGTTCCGGGGGTTAATGTCAGTGTTATCAAGGAATTTTTTGATTCTAATGCATCTAATGCATTAGGCTTGTTTAATATGTTTAGCGGGGGTGCTGCTGAAAGACTTAGCATCATCTCTCTAGGCATTATGCCTTATATTACTGCTTCGATTATTATGGAGCTTTTAGCGGCAACTTTTCCTAATATAGGAAAAATGAAAAAAGAACGCGATGGTATGCAAAAATATATGCAAATTATCCGTTATGCTACTATAGCTATCACTTTGATACAAAGTATAGGCGTTTCTATAGGCTTACAAAGTCTTCATGGAAAAGCAGGTCAATCAGCTATTATGATTGATATGAATACTTTTATCGCACTTTCTGCTGTTTCTATGCTTGCAGGTACCATGCTTTTGATGTGGATAGGTGAGCAAATCACTCAACGCGGTATAGGAAATGGTATTTCTTTAATTATCTTTGGTGGTATTGTTTCTACAATTCCAGGTGCAATTAGTGGAACAGTAAATTTGGTAAATACAGGCGAGATGAATTTCTTGACTATCATTGCCATTTTAGTTGTAATTTTACTTACTATTTGGGCTATTATAGTAGTAGAACTTGGAGAAAGAAGAATTCCTATTTCTTACTCAAGAAAAGTAATCATGCAAAATCAAAATAAACGCATTATGAATTATATACCTATTAAGATCAACTTAAGTGGTGTTATTCCTCCTATTTTTGCAAGTGCGATTTTGATGTTTCCAAGTACTATTTTACAAACAAGTACAAATGAATATGTGTTAAAAATTTATGACTTTTTAAATCCAAATGGATTTTTCTTTCATATTTTAACATTCTTACTTGTTATTTTCTTTGCGTATTTTTATGCATCAATTGTATTTAACGCAAAAGATATAGCCGAAAATCTTAAAAGACAAGGTGGTTTCATACCAGGTATTAGACCAGGTGAAGGAACTGCAAATTATCTTAATGAAGTAGCATCAAGACTTACCTTGTCAGGTTCTATTTATTTAGGGCTTGTAGCTACATTACCATGGCTTATTGTGAAGTTGTTTGGTGTACCTTTTTATTTTGGTGGAACTTCTGTTTTGATTGTGGTTCAAGTAGCACTTGATACAATGAGAAAAATTGAAGCCCAAATTTATATGAATAAATACCAAACTTTAAGTGCAGTAGGCTTATAAGAAAGTAGATTTTCTACTTTCTTCCTTTTTAAAGGATTTTGATGAGACTAGGCGTTTTTGATAGCGGTGTAGGTGGGCTTAGTGTTTTAAAATCTTTACTTCAAGCAAAACTTTTTAAAGAATATATTTACTATGGGGATACTGCAAGAGTGCCTTATGGGGTTAAAGATAAAGAAACTATCGTTAAATTTTCCCTAGAAGCTTTAGAATTTTTCAAAGAAAAAAAAGTCGATATGCTTATTATTGCATGTAATACAGTTAGTGCGCATGCATTAGAAATTCTAAAAACAAATGCACCATTTCCGGTTCTTGGAGTTATAGAAGCAGGAGTTTTAGCGGTTAAAAACTCTTTAGAAGATAAAAACTCTAATATATTAGTCATTGCAACACAAGCTACCGTGGATTCTCACGCTTATAAACAAGCTTTAATTAAAGAAGGTTTTTTAAAAGTGGAAGAAAAAGCAACTGGGCTTTTTGTGCCTATGGTTGAAGAAGGGATTTTTCAAGGAGATTTTTTAAAAGCTGCTTTCGAGTATTATTTTAATAAGCTCAAATTTCATCCTAATGCTTTAATTTTAGCATGTACACATTTTCCCTTAATCGCTCATTCTTTGTCAGAATATTTTGGTAAAAACACAAAACTTATTCATTCGGGTGAGGCTATAGCTTTACAATTACAGCAAGAATTTAACTTAATATCAATCCAAGAAGAAGCTAATATCGAATTTTATGCTTCAAGTGATGTAGAAAAACTAAAAAAAATTGCAAATTTATGGCTTTAAATTAATGTCTATTTACTAAAGTATTTTTATATTTATAATTTATTTTTATTTAAACATAGTTGCATTATAATCTTTATCATTTCTAATGAAAGGACTAACATGAAAAAAATGTTAATGTGTGCAGCTATGGCACTAAGTTTAGGAGCAGGAATTTTGGAAGCAAAACCAAAAGTTGCGATTTTAGCTACAGGCGGAACCATCGCTGGTTCAATTGATAGTTCAGTAGCTACTACAGGTTATACAGCTGGAGTTTTGGGGGTTGATGCTTTGATTAAGGCAGTGCCTCAAATTCAAGATTTAGCAGTAATTAGCGGAGATCAAATTGCTAATATTGATAGCAAAGATATGACAAATGAAATTTGGCTAAAACTTGCTAAAGAAGTTAATAGACTTTTAAAATCTGATGTAGATGGAGTTGTAATTACCCATGGTACTGATACTATGGAAGAAACTGCATATTTCCTAAATT
This genomic stretch from Campylobacter lari subsp. concheus harbors:
- the rplF gene encoding 50S ribosomal protein L6, which codes for MSRIGKQPVAIPSGVEVKLEGNLLKFKKGNLAKELDTKANVNVEIKEGQILFSPKGEDRQSRAYWGTYRALAQNIIIGLTDGFSKTLEINGVGYKAALKGKVLELALGFSHPINYAIPEGIEITVDKNNVIIKGSDKQVVGQVAAQIREFRPPEPYKGKGVKYSDERIIRKAGKTSKK
- the rplR gene encoding 50S ribosomal protein L18, which produces MRANVLKRKISLRIKRKKRIRAKISGTQALPRVSVFKSNRTLYIQAIDDVKAVTLAAVDGRKIGVKANKEGAKKIAAEFAKVLKAKNIEEAVFDRNGYLYHGVIAALAEALRENGIKL
- the rpsE gene encoding 30S ribosomal protein S5, with protein sequence MEKYNREEFEEVIVDIGRVTKVVKGGRRFRFTALVIVGNRKGLVGVGYGKAKEVPDAIRKAVDDAFKNIVEVKTKGSTIPHDVEVKYNASRILLKPASEGTGVIAGGSTRPIVELAGIKDILTKSLGSNNSANVVRATIKALTMLKG
- the rplO gene encoding 50S ribosomal protein L15 gives rise to the protein MNLTKAPGSTHKTKRIGRGQGSGMGKTSTKGGKGQTARKGYNEKRGFEGGQQPLQRRLPKVGFTSKFEKPYVINVEKITAIKELSEITFETINSIHKLSKNVNKVKLIGASAKDLASKIKDEKITFSGQK
- the secY gene encoding preprotein translocase subunit SecY, with product MNKTLTNKILITLAFLFAYRILAYVPVPGVNVSVIKEFFDSNASNALGLFNMFSGGAAERLSIISLGIMPYITASIIMELLAATFPNIGKMKKERDGMQKYMQIIRYATIAITLIQSIGVSIGLQSLHGKAGQSAIMIDMNTFIALSAVSMLAGTMLLMWIGEQITQRGIGNGISLIIFGGIVSTIPGAISGTVNLVNTGEMNFLTIIAILVVILLTIWAIIVVELGERRIPISYSRKVIMQNQNKRIMNYIPIKINLSGVIPPIFASAILMFPSTILQTSTNEYVLKIYDFLNPNGFFFHILTFLLVIFFAYFYASIVFNAKDIAENLKRQGGFIPGIRPGEGTANYLNEVASRLTLSGSIYLGLVATLPWLIVKLFGVPFYFGGTSVLIVVQVALDTMRKIEAQIYMNKYQTLSAVGL
- the murI gene encoding glutamate racemase; protein product: MRLGVFDSGVGGLSVLKSLLQAKLFKEYIYYGDTARVPYGVKDKETIVKFSLEALEFFKEKKVDMLIIACNTVSAHALEILKTNAPFPVLGVIEAGVLAVKNSLEDKNSNILVIATQATVDSHAYKQALIKEGFLKVEEKATGLFVPMVEEGIFQGDFLKAAFEYYFNKLKFHPNALILACTHFPLIAHSLSEYFGKNTKLIHSGEAIALQLQQEFNLISIQEEANIEFYASSDVEKLKKIANLWL